The Sylvia atricapilla isolate bSylAtr1 chromosome 13, bSylAtr1.pri, whole genome shotgun sequence genome includes a region encoding these proteins:
- the ISL2 gene encoding insulin gene enhancer protein ISL-2 produces the protein MVDILLPRPLPGAMGEPSKRRPGLALCAGCGGRIQDPFLLRVSPDLEWHVACLKCAECGQPLDETCTCFLRDGKAYCKRDYSRLFGIKCAQCRAAFSSSDLVMRARDQVYHLECFRCAACGRQLLPGDQFCLRERDLLCRADHGPPSDGAAARGPRSPALPPAAAAHLAEPVPGRPPAPRPPAHKAAEKTTRVRTVLNEKQLHTLRTCYAANPRPDALMKEQLVEMTGLSPRVIRVWFQNKRCKDKKKSILMKQLQQQQHSDKTSLQGLTGTPLVAGSPIRHESAVQGSAVEVQTYQPPWKALSEFALQNDLEQPAAFQQLVSFSESGSLGTSSGSDVTSLSSQLPDTPNSMVPSPAET, from the exons ATGGTGGACATCCTCCTGCCGCGGCCGCTCCCGGGCGCCATGGGGGAGCCCTCCAAGA GGCGGCCGGGGCTGGCCCTGTGCGCGGGCTGCGGGGGCCGCATCCAGGACCCCTTCCTGCTGCGGGTGTCGCCGGACCTGGAGTGGCACGTCGCCTGCCTCAAGTGCGCCGAGTGCGGGCAGCCCCTGGACGAGACGTGCACATGCTTCCTGCGCGACGGCAAGGCCTACTGCAAACGGGATTACAGCAG GCTCTTCGGCATCAAGTGCGCCCAGTGCCGGGCGGCGTTCAGCAGCAGCGACCTGGTGATGCGCGCCCGCGACCAAGTCTACCACCTCGAGTGCTTCCGCTGCGCCGCCTGCGGCCGCCAGCTCCTGCCCGGAGACCAGTTCTGCCTGCGGGAGCGCGACCTGCTCTGCCGCGCCGACCACGGGCCGCCCTCCGacggcgccgccgcccgcggcccGCGCagccccgcgctgccgccggccgccgccgcgcaCCTCGCAG AGCCCGTGCCCGGgcggccgcccgccccgcggccgccggcgcACAAGGCGGCGGAGAAGACCACCCGCGTCCGTACGGTGCTGAACGAGAAGCAGCTGCACACGCTGAGGACCTGCTACGCCGCCAACCCGCGCCCCGACGCCCTGATGAAAGAGCAGCTGGTGGAAATGACGGGGCTCAGTCCCCGAGTCATCCGCGTCTGGTTCCAGAACAAGCGCTGCAAGGACAAGAAAAAGTCCATCCTCAtgaagcagctccagcagcagcagcacagcgaCAAGACG AGCCTGCAGGGCCTCACCGGGACGCCGCTGGTGGCCGGCAGCCCCATCCGCCACGAAAGCGCCGTGCAGGGCAGCGCCGTGGAGGTCCAGACCTACCAACCGCCCTGGAAGGCGCTCAGCGAGTTCGCCCTGCAGAACGACCTGGAGCAGCCCGCCGCCTTCCAGCAGCTG GTCTCCTTCTCCGAGTCCGGCTCCTTGGGCACCTCTTCCGGCAGCGACGTGACGTCGCTGTCCTCCCAGCTCCCCGACACCCCCAACAGCATGGTACCCAGCCCGGCCGAGACGTGA